The window GAAGAGGACGCGTCCAGGTGGAGAGCCACACCAATTATACTATCTGGTTATCACGCCACCAGTGTTCTCATCAACTTTTGAGTTTGCAAAATGTGTATAACGTTTTGGGGTTGTTAGCTTTGTGGTTAGCCCTCAGCTCTGTCAATGatacatctaatctattaagaAGGGCtctcttatatttatattcgtTGGCTTGGTTTGTCTCTCCTCCCCCTAAACTATGTTGGTTTGTACTTTGGGAATATTACTTGAGCTTGGAGTATGTTTATTGACAGGGGCATGTGTTGTGTCCACTTTTTTGGACCTTtgaagcaaataaaataaagttgatGTGGAGGATTAGTGTTACCTGCCCATGTGATGTGAGTGGGCAATAAAAACCAAGTTGAGATAAATTATGGTTTCAGTGATTTATCTAgtcatcatattttatatacagtTCCAGGGTTTTTTGCAACtcagagaataaaacaaatcgATCGTGGTTTTTACAGTTAATGTGTACTATagaacattttttattattgaaaaaaGACAAGGAAAGGaaaacttttttaatatttgagaaaagaaaacaaatcgaCCGTGATACGATTCTGTCGTCCACTATCTTtataaaattcaatttaaatGACAGTGGTTTTGATACACTGTCATCGTTGGCTTATTTCCACTCTTCTGCGAATTGCAACTTGTGGTAAAAAATACTTGCGTAGCTCGAAGATCCTCCTGAATGGGTTCTCTCAACTTGCCTCACGCTTCATCGTTCAAGGTTCTttctctaatatttttttcttctaatttgcAAAATCCAGATCAATTTATATCATCACgataaattcattattttggTGTGTAATCAGGGAGGAAGTGAAACGTTTCTCCGGAATGTTCttgaaagtatactgaaaacgtATTTGATGAAGAATCCGACAGTGAAGACGATATGGGAACTAGTTCAGTCGATGGACAACGAAAAGATATGCTACGATCACTTCACTTTCAGGACATTTAAGGTATAACTTTTACTCTTGTAGATTTGGTGAAACTAGTTGTGCAAAttgatctttattttttttagaaaaaaaaattgatctttACTCTTTGGGGGTATTCTTATTTTTAGGTAGATGGTTATGGAATAGATTCCTTGTCGAGTTTTTTCATGGATTATGGATACAAAATTGGAGGCGAACTTGAATTTTCAAAGAACAAATCAAAAGTTAAATGGTTTTCTCCTCCGGATGTTCACGTCCCTCATGACGGTCACGGTCTAACCAACGGCCCCTTGCCACGAATCGTTATAGCTGAGGTTCTTCTGGACCAACTAAGCCCTGAATCACAGGTATTAATTAATGTATCTCTTGCCTAATATTgttattatatgttttgagataTCAATCCTTGATATTTTGTCCTAATTTATGGTTTAATTAGGGGATAATAAGAAAGTACTTGAAACCAGAAGGTGGTAAGCAAGCGGTTCTGTCAAGTACTTTGGGGTCCTTAATATGGGAGAAGCCTACATGGACCGACTTCAAGCAACTCGCAAAGTATATGTTATAACTTTCTAATCAATAACCAAATATCTTTTTACAGTTAACACTTCTGAATTGTATATATTTGTGTGAATGGTAAAGAGAAAACGAATTTGCGGCATGGACGCTTATCAACGGCTACACAATGAACCATCTTGCATTTTCGGTTCATCGATTCAAACACAAGTTCAGTGACATTAAGTTCATCAAACAGTATCTTGAAGAAAAGGAATTCAAACTTAACACTGACGGGGGAGTTATCAAAGGTTTGTTTTACTTATTATCCTTATGAACATggctttttattatattaaccAATATTTAATTggaatgaaaaatattatttcagtGAATCAAGATGGTCTACTGTTACAAGTCTCGTCGATGTCGGACAAACTTGCGGTTGAATTTGCTGAGGGAGTAACTGAAACAATCCCGGCTTCTTACATTGAGTTTACTCAACGTCTAGTTCTTCCACAGTTCAAAGATGTGCCGTTTGATGAGGTAATGAAAATTGAAACGAaacttattaaataaataagctTTTCACGCTGTTTTATATTAACCAGCCATTGCTCATCTTCTTGGTGATACAGATTAAAGAGTTTCATAGACGTGAAGCCTTTGAGCTTGATAACGCCAGCAACATAATGGAAAGTACCCGTTTCACAGCACCAGTGTAAAACAAGACTTGTCTTGCTGGGCTCAGTAGTATGCCAAATGTGTGCATGTATTTGTGTGTTTATGTATGAGTGAGCTTGTGACCTTGATTCCGATCGGTAACAATAATGTATAATCGTGGAATggcagaaaatataattaagttatgaaataatttaaaatctacataattaaaataacagaataatttttaattagtacgATTGATAATTTTGCATAACTATGGCGTGTTAattaactaaactaaaatttaacttattttatacatcaatttatttatcataaaatattaaaatattggtaATTAAGCGTGAAATAATGTGCGTTGttatacattaattattattttttttatttttttggctcAAAATACATTAGTTAATATATCAGGTCCTTTGAAATCAATTTTACTTCAGACAAAAACCTAATCACTTCAGGCAGTTTGGTTCAAGTTTAGTCGTTAAGTCAATTGCTAAACGACAAAAGCAGGCCAGTAACGAGATTTCTCTCAATCACTGTCTTTCCGACCAAAACCATCAATTCAAAGAGACCCAGGTTCCTCCGTCAAAGAAATGGCCGAACTCAACAGGACTCCAGCTCAGGACGAAGAAGAGCAAGAAGTATGGAGCTGGGGGGCAGGTACGGACGGCCAGTTAGGGACTGCCAAGCTGCAAGACGAGCATCTCCCTCAGCTTCTCTCGCTGACGTCACTTCCTTCTATATCGATGCTCGCCTGCGGCGGCGCTCACGTCATCGCCTTGACTTCTGGTTAGACTCCGATTTAAGGAATGTCAAATTGactaacttttatatataaagtctGCTCCTTTATCTCTTGCAGGTGGTAAGGTGTTCACATGGGGAAGAGGAAACTCTGGTCAATTAGGACATGGGGACAACCTCAACACTTATCTTCCAAAGCCACTCTCTTTCTTCCACGACGACGACGACTATGTTATATCTCAAGCTTCAGCCGGATGGAGCCACTCTGCTTTTGTTTCAggtttaactttttaaaaaatgatgtTTTGTAACTCTGCTTAGGAGACAAAAAGAGATTGATTGATCTCCCTTTTTTGTGTGATTGTAGATTCTGGTTGCCTTTTTACATGTGGGAATGGTTCGTTTGGTCAGCTTGGTCATGGTGATAACATGTCACTTACCTCTCCAGCGAAAGTCTCTTACTTTGTTGATAAGTGTGTGAAGATGGTAGCTTGTGGTATGCGGCATTCACTTGTCTTGTTCGCAGGTAAAAACAAACATCTGATTCACCGGTTTTGCAAGAAAAAATGTTTCTCCGTTTGATTTATCTTTGCGTTCTTCAGGGAATCAAGTTTGCGGATTCGGATCTGGAAAACGAGGACAGCTTGGCGTCTCATCAGACacaaaaaaa is drawn from Raphanus sativus cultivar WK10039 unplaced genomic scaffold, ASM80110v3 Scaffold0255, whole genome shotgun sequence and contains these coding sequences:
- the LOC130501689 gene encoding uncharacterized protein LOC130501689; protein product: MGSLNLPHASSFKGGSETFLRNVLESILKTYLMKNPTVKTIWELVQSMDNEKICYDHFTFRTFKVDGYGIDSLSSFFMDYGYKIGGELEFSKNKSKVKWFSPPDVHVPHDGHGLTNGPLPRIVIAEVLLDQLSPESQGIIRKYLKPEGGKQAVLSSTLGSLIWEKPTWTDFKQLAKENEFAAWTLINGYTMNHLAFSVHRFKHKFSDIKFIKQYLEEKEFKLNTDGGVIKVNQDGLLLQVSSMSDKLAVEFAEGVTETIPASYIEFTQRLVLPQFKDVPFDEIKEFHRREAFELDNASNIMESTRFTAPV